GACGCATCCACCCGACCCGGATCGAGGAGGTGCACCAGCGCAGCCAGGAGCAGGTCGAGGCACTGTGCCGTAGTGCGGGGGAGGAGGCGTGCCTGCAGATGGGCATCTCCGACCTGCACCCCGAGCTGGTGCTGACGATGGGGCGGCTGCGCTACCGCTCCTCGTACGGGCAGAACGTGCTGGCCCACCTGGTCGAGTCCGGCCGGGCCGCCGGGCTGTTGGCCGACGAGCTCGGCGTGGAGCGCTCGGCGTGCGTGCGTGGCGCGTTCCTGCACGACATCGGCAAGGCGCTCACCCACGAGGTCGAGGGGTCCCACGCCATCGTCGGGGCGGACCTCGCGCGCCGCTACGGCGAGCACGAGGACGTCGTGCACGCCATCGAGGCCCACCACAACGAGGTGGAGCCGCGCACCGTGGAGGCGTGGCTGACCCAGGCCGCCGACGCGATCAGCGGGGGCCGCCCGGGCGCACGACGCGAGTCGCTCGAGTCCTACGTCAAGCGTCTCGAGCGCCTCGAGGAGATCGCGCTGACGCACCGCGGCGTCGAGAAGGTCTTCGCCATGCAGGCGGGCCGCGACCTGCGCGTCATGGTCCTGCCCGACGTGGTCGACGACCTCGCCGCCCAGGTGCTGGCCCGTGACCTGGCCAAGCAGATCGAGGAGGAGCTGACCTACCCGGGTCAGATCCGCGTCACGGTGATCCGGGAGAGCCGGGCCACCGAGGTCGCGCGCTGAGCCGCGGGCCGGACTGCCGTCACCCCGTCACCCCGTCACTGCTGTCACGGCCGTCACTGCCCCAGACCGGCCTCGCGGGCCTTGATGATCGCCGCGGCCCGGTCGGGGGCGTGCAGCTTGGCGTAGATGCCCGACACCGCGTTGCGCACCGTCTTCGACGACACGTAGAGCTCGGCGGCGATGGCGTCGTTGGAGCGGCCGGCGGCGAGCAGCTCGAGCACGCTGCGCTCGCGGTCGGTCAGCTCCGGGAAGGCCACCGCCGGCGGTGCCTCGGGGCGGGCGCCCCGGGCGAAGAGCTCGGCCACCCGGCCGGCCAGGGAGGCGCCGAACACCATGCCGCCGGCGGCGGCGGCGCGGACCGCGTTGAGCACCTCGTCGGCCCCCGACCCCTTGAGCAGGTAGCCCGAGGCGCCGGCGCGCAGGGCCGACAGCACGGTGTCGTCGTCCTCGTTCATCGTCAGCATCACCACCCGGGTGCCGGGGTGGCGGGCGGTGACGAAGCGGGTGGCCTCGATGCCGTCGAGCACCGGCATCTGGATGTCCATGACCACGACGTCGGGCGAGGTCTCGGCGACGAGGTGCACCGCGGCGCGGCCGTCCGCGGCGGAGCCGACCACCTCCAGCCCGTCGAGGGCCGACAGCAGTGACACCAGCCCCTCGCGCAGGATGGCGTGGTCGTCGACGACCGCCACCCGGATGGGGGTGGGGGTGCCGGCGGGGTCGGGCGTGCTGGTCATGGGGTGCTCCTCAGGGGCAGCCGGGCGCGCACCACGGTGCCACCGGTCGGTGGGCAGAGGACGTCGCTGCGGCCGCCGAGCTCGGCGGCGCGCTCGCGCAGGCTGACCAGGCCGACACCGGCCTGGACGTCGTCCGGCACGCCGACGCCGTCGTCGGCGACCTCGACCAGCAGCACGTCCCCATCGGGTCCGGTCGTGCGCCGGAGCGTGAGGGTGCACCGGCTCGCGTGCGCGTGCCGCTGGGCGTTGGTGAGCGCCTCGCCCGCGATCCGGTACGCCGCCACCTCGACCGCGGCGGGCAGGGGGCCGAGCTCGTCGGCGGCGACCGTCACCGGGACCGGCGACTGCTCCGCGAGCTGGCGCAGCGCCCCCACCAGGCCACGGTCGTCGAGGGCGGGCGGGCGCAGGTCGTGCACGAGGCGCCGGACGTCGGCGACGACGTCCTGCACGTGCCGGCTGGTGGCGGCGATCCGGTCCTGTGCGGCTGCCGGGTCCGACGCCACGAGCAGGCGCGCCGACTCGAGCTGGAAGACCACGCCGCCGAGGGACGGACCGAGGCCGTCGTGCAGGTCGCGCCGGATGCGGCGTCGCTCCTCCTCGCGGGCCACCACGAGCCGCTCGCGGCTGTCCTGCAGCTCCTCGGCGAGCCGGCCGGTGCGGACGGCGGTGGCGGTCTGGCGGACCACGTCGGCCAGCAGCTGCTCGTCGCGCCGCGACAGGCGGCTGCGCAGCCCGCGGGCCGGCAGGACGAGGCGTCCGACCTCGGTGTCGCGGTAGACGATGGGCAGGCTGCGGGTGCGGTCGGGCTCCGTACCGTGGGTCGCCACGACGGTCTCGCCCTGGCCGCGGTCCACCTCGACCTGCACGTAGCCGATGCCGAAGGCGGACGCGACGGCCCGCGCGACGGCGGCCAGCTGGGCCGGCCCCTCCGCGGTCGACTCCAGGGTGGTGGCGAGCCCGGCGACCACGTCGTAGCGGTTGTCGCGCTCACCGAGCATGACGCGGCGGACCAGGCCCAGCAGGCGCTGGCGCAGCGGGCCGTAGAGCGCGACCGACAGCACGAGTACGAGCACCACGACCTGCTGCTGGGCCAGGGAGTCGCCGAGCAGGCTGGTGAGCCCGGCCAGCACGGCCAGGTCGACGCCCACCAGGAGCAGCGAGAGCCCGCCGTAGACGAGCGTGCGGCCCAGCAGGTCCTCGATGGAGACCAGCCCGGGGTCGACCACGGCCACGGTCATGGAGACCGGCACCAGGTTGACGGCCAGGAACAGCGCGGGGCCGGTCACCGGTCCCAGGTCGACCAGCAGGACGAGCACGACGACCAGGCCGGCCACCAGCACGCCCCAGAGCAGCCAGCGCATCCGGTCGCGCTCCTCGCCGCGGGAGCGCCGGTGGCGGACGACGACGGTCAGGACCGGGACGAGCAGCGTCGCGACGGTGACGGGCAGGACGATGCCGATCAGCACGTCGGCCAGGGGCGCGAGCGCCTCGACGGTCGCGGCGTCGGGGTCGACCCCGGCCGGGAGCCGGACGTCGCCGGAGCCGACGTCGGGCACGAGCACGAACAGGGCGGAGTTCAGCACCATGACCGCGAGCGCCAGGCGTCCCACGACACCCCAGGCTCCGGGCAGGAACCGCCCGGTGGGGAAGAGCATCGCCAGCAGTGCCACGCTCGCGGGCAGGAACGACCCGCCGCGGTAGAACAGCCACGCGGCGAGGGTGGCCCCGGGGAGGGCGTCGTCGGTCAGGACCGCCAGGCGGACCCACGCTTCGGCGAGACCGGTGAGGGCCCAGAACCAGCCGATGGCGGCCAGTGCCCAGCCGAACCGGTGGTG
This DNA window, taken from Nocardioides sp. HDW12B, encodes the following:
- the rny gene encoding ribonuclease Y is translated as MPPSSSAAPLLLSSTLVWVLGGAVVVVLLVCVGVLLLSRQLTARREAELHRDLHEQRLDIERREHRLAEREARADEERRGLEERAAEVAEAATERTALLEQVARLSVEEARAEVVGAAEHEARLAAATLARDIEAAARQGAESEAKRVLSTAIQRLASEQSADLTVSVVHLASDDLKGRIIGREGRNIRAFEQITGVNLVIDDTPEAVVLSCFDPVRREVARVALEELLADGRIHPTRIEEVHQRSQEQVEALCRSAGEEACLQMGISDLHPELVLTMGRLRYRSSYGQNVLAHLVESGRAAGLLADELGVERSACVRGAFLHDIGKALTHEVEGSHAIVGADLARRYGEHEDVVHAIEAHHNEVEPRTVEAWLTQAADAISGGRPGARRESLESYVKRLERLEEIALTHRGVEKVFAMQAGRDLRVMVLPDVVDDLAAQVLARDLAKQIEEELTYPGQIRVTVIRESRATEVAR
- a CDS encoding response regulator transcription factor, which produces MTSTPDPAGTPTPIRVAVVDDHAILREGLVSLLSALDGLEVVGSAADGRAAVHLVAETSPDVVVMDIQMPVLDGIEATRFVTARHPGTRVVMLTMNEDDDTVLSALRAGASGYLLKGSGADEVLNAVRAAAAGGMVFGASLAGRVAELFARGARPEAPPAVAFPELTDRERSVLELLAAGRSNDAIAAELYVSSKTVRNAVSGIYAKLHAPDRAAAIIKAREAGLGQ
- a CDS encoding sensor histidine kinase; this translates as MVPDNRPPTRAGRLPTALVPGSGLLLLLATVVVVRSAPVGSAPDAGTDVGAAVGSGLTGLLLTTLAAVVLAHRPGPPRGDGRPTHHRFGWALAAIGWFWALTGLAEAWVRLAVLTDDALPGATLAAWLFYRGGSFLPASVALLAMLFPTGRFLPGAWGVVGRLALAVMVLNSALFVLVPDVGSGDVRLPAGVDPDAATVEALAPLADVLIGIVLPVTVATLLVPVLTVVVRHRRSRGEERDRMRWLLWGVLVAGLVVVLVLLVDLGPVTGPALFLAVNLVPVSMTVAVVDPGLVSIEDLLGRTLVYGGLSLLLVGVDLAVLAGLTSLLGDSLAQQQVVVLVLVLSVALYGPLRQRLLGLVRRVMLGERDNRYDVVAGLATTLESTAEGPAQLAAVARAVASAFGIGYVQVEVDRGQGETVVATHGTEPDRTRSLPIVYRDTEVGRLVLPARGLRSRLSRRDEQLLADVVRQTATAVRTGRLAEELQDSRERLVVAREEERRRIRRDLHDGLGPSLGGVVFQLESARLLVASDPAAAQDRIAATSRHVQDVVADVRRLVHDLRPPALDDRGLVGALRQLAEQSPVPVTVAADELGPLPAAVEVAAYRIAGEALTNAQRHAHASRCTLTLRRTTGPDGDVLLVEVADDGVGVPDDVQAGVGLVSLRERAAELGGRSDVLCPPTGGTVVRARLPLRSTP